The following proteins are encoded in a genomic region of Primulina huaijiensis isolate GDHJ02 chromosome 3, ASM1229523v2, whole genome shotgun sequence:
- the LOC140974538 gene encoding pentatricopeptide repeat-containing protein At2g02750, with translation MTYQIARLVKDGLYKEAITLFTHLHSASVSLDKFTFPYLLKACAQLKSISHGQILHAHLLKTGRLTNRHTFTDLINMYMKFHLLNSAVKLFDEIQEPTLSALNVVISGFSKNGLFGEASRIFKLFSVQNLKIDAVTVATVLSACENVENGVQVQCLAIKIGVDMDVYAATSLMVMYLNYGELVYARRLFGLIEDKNVVCYNAFLSGLVHNGVDELVFCVFNELRESLFEKPNSVTMITVLSACANSKKIQFGKQLHGFMRKVELMFDTKVGTGLVDMYSKCGYWQCAYDLFKEMGSHRNLITWNSMIAGMMSNDKIHIAIDLFMELELKEGLKSDSVTWNSMISGFSRLGKADEAFFFFRKMQSCGLLPSLQCLTSLLAAASSLSALNSGKQIHAYVVRMNAAADDFVAASLIDMYMKCGRCSLAYNYFKQLEIEPNDPAVWNAMISGYGKNGKSEGAFDVFNQMVENKVEPNLVTFSCLLSVCSHTGQVEKAFQFFRLMTIHHGLNPNLEHMNILIGLLGRVGRLDEAFELLRGIPETSASVFASLLGACGHHADSTLGEEMAKKLSEIEPENPIPSVILSNIYAVQKKWKDVHKIREIMNEKGQRKNPGLSSTGVA, from the coding sequence ATGACATACCAAATAGCCAGACTCGTAAAAGATGGACTGTACAAAGAAGCCATTACACTGTTCACTCACCTCCACTCTGCTTCTGTTTCTCTCGACAAATTCACATTTCCGTACCTTTTGAAGGCTTGCGCCCAGCTCAAGTCCATCTCACATGGCCAGATACTCCATGCTCACCTACTCAAGACCGGCCGCCTGACAAATAGACACACTTTCACGGACCTTATCAATATGTACATGAAATTTCACTTGTTAAACAGTGCCGTCAAACTGTTCGATGAAATCCAGGAGCCAACTTTGTCCGCTCTCAACGTTGTGATTTCTGGGTTTTCGAAAAATGGGCTTTTTGGAGAAGCTTCGAGGATATTCAAGCTCTTTAGTGTTCAGAATCTTAAGATTGACGCAGTTACTGTAGCCACCGTGTTGTCTGCTTGCGAAAATGTTGAAAATGGTGTGCAAGTTCAGTGCTTGGCGATCAAGATTGGTGTGGATATGGATGTTTATGCTGCAACGTCACTTATGGTGATGTATCTGAATTACGGAGAACTGGTTTATGCTAGAAGGTTGTTTGGATTGATTGAGGACAAAAATGTGGTGTGCTACAACGCTTTTCTATCAGGACTGGTGCATAATGGTGTTGATGAATTGGTGTTTTGTGTGTTCAATGAATTGAGGGAGTCTCTATTTGAGAAACCCAATTCAGTGACGATGATTACTGTGCTCTCTGCGTGTGCAAATAGTAAGAAAATACAATTTGGAAAGCAGCTCCATGGTTTCATGAGAAAAGTTGAATTAATGTTTGACACCAAGGTTGGAACTGGTCTAGTGGATATGTATTCAAAATGTGGTTATTGGCAGTGCGCTTATGATCTATTCAAAGAAATGGGAAGTCACAGAAACTTGATCACTTGGAATTCGATGATTGCAGGAATGATGTCTAATGATAAAATTCATATTGCTATTGATCTTTTCATGGAGTTAGAATTGAAAGAAGGCTTGAAATCAGACTCAGTGACATGGAATTCCATGATCAGTGGATTCTCACGGCTAGGAAAAGCGGACGAAGCTTTCTTTTTCTTCAGAAAGATGCAGTCTTGTGGCCTATTACCCAGTCTGCAGTGTTTGACCAGCTTATTAGCGGCCGCTTCATCTCTATCAGCACTGAACTCTGGGAAGCAGATTCATGCATATGTTGTGAGAATGAATGCCGCCGCCGATGATTTTGTGGCCGCTTCACTGATTGACATGTACATGAAATGCGGTCGATGTTCTCTTGCATACAACTATTTCAAGCAGTTAGAAATAGAGCCTAATGATCCTGCAGTTTGGAATGCCATGATTTCTGGGTATGGAAAGAATGGTAAAAGTGAAGGTGCTTTTGATGTTTTCAATCAGATGGTAGAAAACAAAGTTGAGCCAAATTTAGTCACTTTCAGTTGCCTTTTGTCTGTATGCAGTCACACTGGTCAAGTTGAAAAGGCATTCCAATTTTTCAGATTGATGACTATACATCATGGTTTGAATCCAAATTTGGAGCATATGAATATCTTGATCGGCCTCCTTGGTCGAGTAGGAAGGCTGGATGAAGCTTTTGAGCTACTAAGAGGAATTCCTGAAACATCTGCTTCTGTTTTTGCTTCATTGCTCGGTGCTTGTGGGCATCATGCAGATTCGACACTTGGAGAGGAAATGGCCAAGAAACTTTCCGAGATAGAGCCAGAAAATCCAATCCCTTCTGTGATTTTGTCCAACATATATGCTGTACAAAAAAAGTGGAAAGATGTTCACAAGATTAGAGAAATAATGAATGAGAAGGGACAGAGGAAAAACCCTGGACTTAGTTCAACAGGCGTGGCATAA
- the LOC140974540 gene encoding probable serine/threonine-protein kinase PBL3 isoform X2, which yields MGNCLGISEKIDASLSNTSALRYHSKPSNSATSSMSIPSHSSKSTAETLPTPRSEAEILSSPNVKPFTLNELKNATRNFRVDSLLGEGGFGYVYKGWIDEHTLTAAKPGSGMVVAVKKLKPEGFQGHKEWLTEVHYLGQLHHPNLVKLIGYCSDGDNRLLVYEFMPKGSLENHLFRRGPQPLSWATRVKVAIGAAKGLCFLHEAEQQVIYRDFKASNILLDAEFNAKLSDFGLAKAGPTGDRTHVSTQVMGTQGYAAPEYVATGRLTTKSDVYSFGVVLLELLSGRRAVDKTKTGAEQKLVEWAVPYMRDKRKLFRIIDTKLEGQYPQKEAYTAATLALQCLNGEPKMRPRMAEALATLEHLQTSKNTSRHSKVVSRASTKSVNMPPLKQHSPLNMTPSASPLTAHRGSPRIK from the exons ATGGGAAACTGTTTAGGTATCTCCGAGAAAATTGATGCGAGTCTCAGCAACACATCTG CATTAAGATATCATAGCAAACCTAGCAATTCAGCAACTTCGAGCATGAGCATACCTTCTCATAGTAGCAAAAGCACAGCTGAAACCCTTCCTACTCCAAGATCTGAAGCTGAAATTCTATCTTCTCCAAATGTCAAACCATTCACGTTAAATGAATTGAAGAACGCGACTAGAAACTTTCGAGTCGACAGTCTTCTTGGGGAAGGAGGATTCGGCTATGTTTACAAAGGATGGATCGATGAGCACACTCTAACTGCTGCAAAGCCTGGATCAGGAATGGTTGTTGCTGTCAAGAAGTTGAAGCCCGAGGGTTTCCAAGGCCACAAGGAGTGGTTG ACAGAGGTTCATTATCTGGGGCAACTTCATCACCCGAATCTAGTTAAACTTATCGGGTACTGCTCTGACGGTGACAATCGATTGTTGGTGTATGAATTCATGCCAAAAGGAAGCCTGGAGAATCATTTGTTCAGAA GAGGGCCACAACCCCTCTCTTGGGCCACTAGAGTCAAGGTTGCTATAGGAGCTGCTAAGGGACTTTGTTTTTTGCACGAGGCTGAACAACAAGTGATATATCGAGATTTTAAGGCTTCCAATATTTTGCTTGATGCA GAATTTAATGCCAAGTTGTCCGACTTCGGTTTAGCCAAGGCTGGCCCAACCGGTGATAGGACTCACGTTTCAACTCAAGTTATGGGTACACAAGGCTATGCTGCACCCGAATATGTTGCTACAG GTCGACTGACGACAAAAAGTGACGTTTATAGTTTCGGGGTCGTTCTGCTCGAATTGCTCTCAGGGCGTCGTGCTGTCGACAAAACTAAGACTGGTGCCGAACAAAAATTGGTTGAGTGGGCGGTGCCATACATGAGGGACAAGAGAAAATTGTTTCGAATAATAGACACCAAACTAGAAGGCCAATATCCTCAGAAAGAAGCATACACTGCCGCAACTTTAGCTTTGCAGTGCCTAAACGGTGAACCAAAAATGAGGCCACGAATGGCGGAGGCTTTAGCCACGCTCGAACACCTTCAAACTTCAAAGAATACGAGTAGGCACTCAAAGGTGGTGAGCCGAGCTTCTACCAAGTCTGTGAATATGCCGCCATTAAAACAGCATTCACCTCTGAATATGACTCCTTCAGCTTCTCCATTGACAGCCCATCGAGGGTCTCCCCGTATTAAATGA
- the LOC140974540 gene encoding probable serine/threonine-protein kinase PBL3 isoform X1, with protein sequence MGNCLGISEKIDASLSNTSEALRYHSKPSNSATSSMSIPSHSSKSTAETLPTPRSEAEILSSPNVKPFTLNELKNATRNFRVDSLLGEGGFGYVYKGWIDEHTLTAAKPGSGMVVAVKKLKPEGFQGHKEWLTEVHYLGQLHHPNLVKLIGYCSDGDNRLLVYEFMPKGSLENHLFRRGPQPLSWATRVKVAIGAAKGLCFLHEAEQQVIYRDFKASNILLDAEFNAKLSDFGLAKAGPTGDRTHVSTQVMGTQGYAAPEYVATGRLTTKSDVYSFGVVLLELLSGRRAVDKTKTGAEQKLVEWAVPYMRDKRKLFRIIDTKLEGQYPQKEAYTAATLALQCLNGEPKMRPRMAEALATLEHLQTSKNTSRHSKVVSRASTKSVNMPPLKQHSPLNMTPSASPLTAHRGSPRIK encoded by the exons ATGGGAAACTGTTTAGGTATCTCCGAGAAAATTGATGCGAGTCTCAGCAACACATCTG AAGCATTAAGATATCATAGCAAACCTAGCAATTCAGCAACTTCGAGCATGAGCATACCTTCTCATAGTAGCAAAAGCACAGCTGAAACCCTTCCTACTCCAAGATCTGAAGCTGAAATTCTATCTTCTCCAAATGTCAAACCATTCACGTTAAATGAATTGAAGAACGCGACTAGAAACTTTCGAGTCGACAGTCTTCTTGGGGAAGGAGGATTCGGCTATGTTTACAAAGGATGGATCGATGAGCACACTCTAACTGCTGCAAAGCCTGGATCAGGAATGGTTGTTGCTGTCAAGAAGTTGAAGCCCGAGGGTTTCCAAGGCCACAAGGAGTGGTTG ACAGAGGTTCATTATCTGGGGCAACTTCATCACCCGAATCTAGTTAAACTTATCGGGTACTGCTCTGACGGTGACAATCGATTGTTGGTGTATGAATTCATGCCAAAAGGAAGCCTGGAGAATCATTTGTTCAGAA GAGGGCCACAACCCCTCTCTTGGGCCACTAGAGTCAAGGTTGCTATAGGAGCTGCTAAGGGACTTTGTTTTTTGCACGAGGCTGAACAACAAGTGATATATCGAGATTTTAAGGCTTCCAATATTTTGCTTGATGCA GAATTTAATGCCAAGTTGTCCGACTTCGGTTTAGCCAAGGCTGGCCCAACCGGTGATAGGACTCACGTTTCAACTCAAGTTATGGGTACACAAGGCTATGCTGCACCCGAATATGTTGCTACAG GTCGACTGACGACAAAAAGTGACGTTTATAGTTTCGGGGTCGTTCTGCTCGAATTGCTCTCAGGGCGTCGTGCTGTCGACAAAACTAAGACTGGTGCCGAACAAAAATTGGTTGAGTGGGCGGTGCCATACATGAGGGACAAGAGAAAATTGTTTCGAATAATAGACACCAAACTAGAAGGCCAATATCCTCAGAAAGAAGCATACACTGCCGCAACTTTAGCTTTGCAGTGCCTAAACGGTGAACCAAAAATGAGGCCACGAATGGCGGAGGCTTTAGCCACGCTCGAACACCTTCAAACTTCAAAGAATACGAGTAGGCACTCAAAGGTGGTGAGCCGAGCTTCTACCAAGTCTGTGAATATGCCGCCATTAAAACAGCATTCACCTCTGAATATGACTCCTTCAGCTTCTCCATTGACAGCCCATCGAGGGTCTCCCCGTATTAAATGA
- the LOC140974542 gene encoding UDP-galactose/UDP-glucose transporter 3-like: protein MQSTNSGLRRILLLAFCVAGIWAAYIYQGVLQETVSTKRFGSDKKRFEHLAFLNLAQNVVCLIWSFLMIKIWSDGGNGGAPWWSYWSAGITNTIGPAMGIEALKYISYPAQVLAKSSKMIPVMLMGTLVYGIKYTFPEYFCTLLVAGGVSGFALLKTSSKTIRKLARPNAPLGYGLCFLNLAFDGFTNATQDSITARYPKTSAWNIMLGMNLWGTIYNVIFMFGLPNAMGYDAIQFCKLHPEAAWDILLYCLCGAVGQNFIFLTISRFGSLTNTTITTTRKFVSIVVSSVLSGNPLSEKQWGSVAMVFSGLSYQIYLKSKKLQRMQKKRKTTQQGS, encoded by the exons ATGCAGTCTACGAACTCCGGGCTACGCCGCATACTTCTCCTCGCCTTTTGTGTTGCCGGAATTTGGGCTGCTTATATTTATCAAGGGGTTCTTCAAGAGACCGT GTCCACTAAAAGATTTGGTTCTGATAAGAAGAGGTTCGAGCATTTGGCGTTCTTGAACTTAGCACAAAATGTAGTATGTTTAATCTGGTCGTTTTTAA TGATAAAGATTTGGTCTGATGGCGGAAATGGTGGAGCTCCTTGGTGGAGTTACTGGAGTGCTGGTATCACCAACACGATCGGGCCAGCTATGGGGATTGAAGCGTTGAAGTACATTAGTTACCCGGCTCAG GTTCTGGCAAAATCCTCAAAAATGATTCCGG TGATGCTGATGGGTACATTAGTTTATGGTATAAAATATACCTTCCCGGAGTATTTTTGCACTTTGCTTGTGGCTGGAGGGGTCTCCGGTTTTGCACTTTTGAAA ACTAGTTCGAAGACAATAAGAAAACTAGCTCGCCCAAATGCTCCCCTTGGATATGGGCTTTGTTTTCTAAACCTGGCTTTTGATGGATTCACCAATGCCACTCAGGATTCCATTACAGCAAG GTACCCGAAAACAAGTGCTTGGAATATAATGCTTGGAATGAACTTATGGGGTACGATTTACAACGTCATATTCATGTTTGGCCTTCCAAATGCCATGGGATACGATGCGATCCAATTCTGCAAGCTGCACCCAGAAGCTGCATGGGACATTCTTCTCTACTGTCTGTGTGGTGCAGTGGGccaaaattttatattcttGACCATCAGTAGGTTTGGTTCCTTGACTAACACGACTATTACCACCACACGAAAATTTGTGAGCATCGTCGTGTCTTCAGTTCTTAGCGGAAACCCCCTGTCGGAAAAGCAATGGGGAAGTGTTGCAATGGTTTTCTCTGGATTGTCATACCAGATTTACCTTAAATCGAAGAAGCTGCAAAGAATGCAAAAGAAGAGGAAGACGACACAACAGGGATCGTGA